In Bacillus sp. S3, the sequence CCGCCACTGGAATTATGACAGCGCGGAAGTAAGTGCTGCCTTTCCAAAAATCGTGTTTGTGCCAACATTTGATTTGTTTGAGTTAAAAGTAAACGATTATCTATATTCGGACAAGTTTCACCCAAATTCAAAAGGGTACCGCTTAATCGCTGAACGAGTAGCCTCATTGCTCACCTGGTAAGGAGTGTTGACAATGGAGAAAAAGATCACTTTATCCGTAAATAATTTAAAAAAAGTAATCGGGAGAAGAGAAATTATAAAAGGGTTAACGTTTGATTTGCATGAAGGAGAAGTGTTTGGCTTCTTAGGGCCGAACGGGGCCGGGAAGACGACCACCATTCGGATGCTTGTCGGCTTGATTAAACCAACATCCGGAAGTGTCCGGATTTGCGGGTATAGCATTGAGAACCAGTTTCAAGAGGCCGTAAGCAATCTTGGCTGTATCGTTGAAAATCCTGAACTATATCCCTACCTATCGGGCTATAATAATCTGCTCCATTTTGCCCGTATGCTAGACACAAAAGGAGAAGAGCGGATTAGAGAGGTGGTTGAGCTTGTCGGGTTAACGGAAAGAATTCATGATAAAGTCAAAACCTATTCACTTGGGATGCGGCAGCGCCTCGGAATTGCCCAGGCACTCTTAGGAGAACCGAAGGTGCTGATTCTTGATGAGCCGACAAATGGTTTGGATCCGGCCGGCATTCGAGAAATGCGGCAATTTATTCGCTATCTAGCCGAAAAAGAAGGGCTCAGCGTCCTCGTCTCGAGCCATTTATTAAGCGAGATTCAATTGCTTTGTGACCGAGTAGCCATTATTTCAAAGGGCACCATTATTCGCGTTGATTCCGTAGAACAATTGCTGGCCAATCGTGAAAGAGTCGTTTGGCGGATATCACCAATTGATAAGGGGAAGCAA encodes:
- a CDS encoding ABC transporter ATP-binding protein → MEKKITLSVNNLKKVIGRREIIKGLTFDLHEGEVFGFLGPNGAGKTTTIRMLVGLIKPTSGSVRICGYSIENQFQEAVSNLGCIVENPELYPYLSGYNNLLHFARMLDTKGEERIREVVELVGLTERIHDKVKTYSLGMRQRLGIAQALLGEPKVLILDEPTNGLDPAGIREMRQFIRYLAEKEGLSVLVSSHLLSEIQLLCDRVAIISKGTIIRVDSVEQLLANRERVVWRISPIDKGKQVLSAFTNIEVKEDGTILTEFDEQKIPVWNKQLVEAGAAVTEMNRKMPVLEDLFLELTGGDSIE